TAAAATCTGCAGTTATCGTATGTTCTGATAGTATTGCGAGAGGAGATAAACAGGATTTTGCAGGTAAAGCCATCATAGAAAAAATGCAAAAGCAAAATTTAAAGGTAGACTTATACCAAATTATCCCTGATGAATTTTCACAAATACAGGAAAAAGCCAAAGAGCTGACAAGTAAAGGCTTTCAGTTAATCCTGTTTACCGGTGGCACTGGGCTGTCACCCCGCGATGTAACACCTGAAGCTATCAACCCATTATTCACGAGAAGTATTCCCGGCATTATGGAGGCTGCACGTAATTACGGTCAAGAGCGTATGCCCTATGCGATGCTTTCCAGAGGCATAGCAGGTTTTATTGATAATACCTTGCTGATTACCTTGCCGGGTTCTACACGCGGCGCAGAGGAAACCATGGATGCTTTATTCCCATATATTCTGCATATTTTTAAAGTTGCTCAGGGAATGCGACATGATCATGCGGAATAGTGTAATACCTTTAATAATCAAATATAAGATGAATGATAGGTGTAGTGTTATGCGGCGGGCAAAGCCTGCGGATGGGAAGCGATAAAGGTTTACTAAAAAATGAGGAAGGTGTTTTTTGGTCAGCATTAGCTTATCAAAAATTAGCCATATTAGTGAGTCCTATTGTCGTTTCAGTCAATCAGCGGCAGGGGAACTATAAAAGTCTATTCTCAAATAATCAATTAATTATTGACAATGCAAGCCTTGGTATTAATGGCCCTTTGCTGGGCCTAATAAGCGTTCATTTCCAATTTCCAGATGAAGATCTAATGATATTAGCTTGCGATATGATTGATATGAAAACGGAAGTCCTCAGCTTTCTCCATGGGCAATATAAAATAAAGGGCTGTGAAGCCATGGTATTTTCAAATCATGATCTTCTCGAACCCTTATGTGGCATTTATTCTTCATTAGGGTTAAAGAAAATCTATTCATTATTTCAAAATAAGGGTTTGACTAAACATAGCATGCAATTTGTGCTAAAAGAACTCTCAACGATTCAATTAAAATTGCCTAATCATTGGGAAAACTGCTTCCATAATTATAATTATTCAGCAAAAATTGAGATGCATTAATCCCTATATAAATATAAACTGGGATTTTTCGTGGAAATTAAATAAGAAAAGTAATCACCCTGCTTTAATTTAATTGCCTGCTTTATAATTATCCACTTTTCGAATTTCACCTTCTTTCAAATCGATAAATTGCCTTACTTTCGCCATCCAATTTTTAGATTATGATAGAATTTGTGTTACCCATTGCGCAGAAATTAAACATTAGAAAAGAACAAGCAGAAGCCGTATTAAATTTATTGTCAGAGGGCAGTACGATTCCTTTTATTGCACGCTATCGTAAAGATAAGACGGGCGCATTGGATGAAGTGCAGATTCAGCAAATTCAAGACGAAGCCAAGTTTTTAAAAGAATTTACTGAAAGAAAGACTTTTATTGAAAATACGATCTCAGAACAAGGAAAAATGTCCGAGGATTTGCAAGGGAAGATTGATAGAGCAACGACATTAACGGAACTGGAAGACATCTATTTACCCTACAAGCCAAAACGTAAAACCAAAGCGCAAACAGCCAGAGAAAACGGACTAGAGCCTTTATCAGCAATTATTCTGGAGCAAAAAGAGGTTGACTTAAATGCAACAGCGGAAAAATATTTCAACGAGCATATTACTTCTGTTGATTTGGCCTTGCAAGGAGCCAGAGATATTATCTCTGAAACCATTAATGAAAACGCAGAAGTACGCGCAAAGATTAGAAAGTTATTTGAAGATGAAGCCTTATTAAAGAGTGCGGTGATCACGGGTAAAGAAACTGAAGGTGCCAAATTTAAAGATTATTTTGATTTTTCTGAACCTATCTCCAAGGTTCCTTCACATAGAATCTTAGCTGTACTACGCGGGTTTATGGAAGGATTTTTGCGTATATCTATTGCTCCGGAAGAAGAATTCGCTTTAGAAGACTTGGAAGAAATGTATATTAAAAACGCGCTGAACAGTTCGGTTGAACAAGTAAA
The Arachidicoccus soli DNA segment above includes these coding regions:
- the moaCB gene encoding bifunctional molybdenum cofactor biosynthesis protein MoaC/MoaB, encoding MNNITQKISTLRKAVATATVKVSSTQTIEAIKNKTVPKGDVFEFARAAGLLGIKKTSDLIPDCHPLPIEYSAISYEIKGQEIHIIVEVHTIYRTGVEVEAMHGASIVALTMYDMLKPIDKGIEINSIKLIKKKGGKSDFSDHLLSALKSAVIVCSDSIARGDKQDFAGKAIIEKMQKQNLKVDLYQIIPDEFSQIQEKAKELTSKGFQLILFTGGTGLSPRDVTPEAINPLFTRSIPGIMEAARNYGQERMPYAMLSRGIAGFIDNTLLITLPGSTRGAEETMDALFPYILHIFKVAQGMRHDHAE
- the mobA gene encoding molybdenum cofactor guanylyltransferase, giving the protein MIGVVLCGGQSLRMGSDKGLLKNEEGVFWSALAYQKLAILVSPIVVSVNQRQGNYKSLFSNNQLIIDNASLGINGPLLGLISVHFQFPDEDLMILACDMIDMKTEVLSFLHGQYKIKGCEAMVFSNHDLLEPLCGIYSSLGLKKIYSLFQNKGLTKHSMQFVLKELSTIQLKLPNHWENCFHNYNYSAKIEMH